The following coding sequences lie in one Pontibacter sp. G13 genomic window:
- a CDS encoding sulfatase-like hydrolase/transferase, translating into MNHYLNRKALTLLIFCLLAMTSLQRCQQVPPDNQPPNIIFILADDLSYRDLSIFGQEQFETPNLDALAARAVRFTQAYAGAPECAPSRGTLMTGQHLGHARIRKNTSARCGQEPLHADDPTMAKSLKSAGYATGFVGKWGMGTKGSSGEPNRQGFDLAFGYYDQLRAHTFFPHYLWKNQERIDFPGNAGFNMDRLYDANVPDPQTIHFNSYTRSGVLSPPEIAEPESLVYTEDLFNSEAIQFIDDHQDEPFFLYYASNLPHGPVIVDSLRELNDRSDYPDIRTKEWAAMVQRLDISVGKLVAKLKETGTYDNTIILFASDNGYAMCGYMGRGNRGSNWEDDPFLRNKGPFEGGKFSASEGGMRVPFFVHAPSRWKPATVSTPVWLIDLFPSMCDWGGVAERPALDGHTLTPLLTGTESFPEDRALYWALGQEEAVRQGGFMALRSSPDDPIRLYLVEEDTYTQRDLAAHYPEVVRRMDSIMATTWEDDPIWWNPHETPSEWRQKRADHRASGDTIPNAWPNGIAPRW; encoded by the coding sequence TTTGAGCATTTTTGGTCAGGAACAATTTGAAACGCCAAATCTGGATGCTTTGGCGGCCCGTGCGGTTCGGTTCACGCAAGCTTATGCAGGCGCGCCGGAATGTGCTCCTTCCCGCGGAACGCTCATGACTGGGCAACATCTCGGGCATGCGCGTATCCGAAAGAATACCTCCGCCAGATGTGGTCAGGAACCTTTGCATGCCGATGATCCGACGATGGCCAAATCCTTGAAGTCAGCAGGTTATGCGACGGGTTTCGTGGGGAAATGGGGGATGGGCACGAAGGGATCTTCCGGGGAACCCAACCGTCAAGGATTCGATTTGGCCTTTGGGTATTATGACCAATTGCGGGCCCATACGTTCTTTCCGCATTATCTATGGAAGAATCAGGAACGGATCGATTTTCCCGGCAATGCGGGTTTCAACATGGATCGACTCTACGATGCCAATGTCCCCGATCCCCAAACGATTCACTTCAATTCCTATACCCGCTCCGGCGTGCTTTCGCCACCTGAAATCGCCGAGCCGGAAAGCCTGGTCTACACCGAAGATCTGTTCAATTCGGAAGCGATTCAATTCATTGATGATCATCAAGATGAGCCCTTCTTCCTCTACTATGCCTCGAACCTGCCTCACGGACCTGTGATCGTCGATTCTCTGCGGGAATTAAACGACCGTTCAGACTACCCCGACATCCGGACCAAGGAATGGGCCGCGATGGTCCAGCGATTGGATATCAGCGTGGGGAAATTGGTGGCCAAGCTGAAGGAAACGGGAACTTACGACAACACCATCATCCTATTCGCGAGCGACAATGGATATGCCATGTGCGGCTATATGGGCCGAGGCAATCGGGGCTCGAACTGGGAGGATGATCCATTTTTGCGAAACAAAGGCCCGTTCGAAGGCGGTAAATTCTCTGCCTCGGAAGGCGGTATGCGCGTTCCATTTTTCGTGCATGCGCCGAGCCGTTGGAAGCCCGCCACGGTATCGACGCCTGTTTGGCTGATCGACCTCTTTCCATCGATGTGTGACTGGGGAGGCGTAGCTGAACGACCTGCACTGGATGGCCATACGCTCACGCCTTTGCTGACGGGGACCGAATCATTCCCCGAAGACCGCGCCCTGTACTGGGCCTTGGGGCAGGAGGAAGCCGTCCGTCAAGGAGGCTTCATGGCTTTGCGGAGTAGCCCTGACGACCCTATTCGCCTATACTTGGTGGAGGAAGACACCTACACGCAAAGAGATCTGGCGGCGCACTATCCGGAGGTGGTGAGGAGGATGGATTCCATCATGGCGACAACTTGGGAAGACGACCCGATCTGGTGGAATCCCCATGAAACCCCTTCTGAGTGGCGCCAGAAACGGGCGGACCATCGAGCAAGTGGAGACACCATCCCCAATGCTTGGCCCAATGGAATTGCCCCTCGCTGGTAG